From the genome of Miscanthus floridulus cultivar M001 chromosome 10, ASM1932011v1, whole genome shotgun sequence, one region includes:
- the LOC136488162 gene encoding citrate-binding protein-like — MPLPERYEFVDGVRRMWVYATDHPITTAHPGGPRTETKIELIYSSGVWQFEGYGYIPYGTSGASVMQIFGAAEHATTLMLHVYDGNLTYYHDDTRVVDAGIYDRWFRLNVVHDVAASNMTVFVDGQHRLTVPGHGGDSPHYFKFGVYGQTKNGMSYLMESWWRDVKVFSKC; from the exons ATGCCGCTGCCCGAGCGGTACGAGTTCGTCGATGGCGTGCGGCGGATGTGGGTCTACGCCACCGACCATCCCATCACCACCGCCCACCCCGGCGGCCCCCGCACAGAGACCAAGATCGAG CTGATCTACAGCTCCGGGGTGTGGCAGTTCGAGGGCTATGGGTACATCCCGTACGGCACGTCGGGCGCGTCGGTGATGCAGATCTTCGGCGCGGCGGAGCACGCGACGACGCTGATGCTGCACGTCTACGACGGCAACCTCACTTACTACCACGATGACACGAGGGTCGTTGACGCCGGCATCTACGACAGGTGGTTCCGCCTCAACGTGGTCCACGATGTCGCAGCGTCCAACATGACGGTGTTTGTGGACGGCCAGCACCGCCTGACCGTGCCCGGCCACGGCGGGGACTCGC cgCACTACTTCAAGTTCGGCGTGTACGGGCAGACCAAGAACGGCATGTCGTACCTCATGGAGTCGTGGTGGAGGGACGTCAAGGTCTTCTCCAAGTGTTGA